The following proteins are co-located in the Trichomycterus rosablanca isolate fTriRos1 chromosome 14, fTriRos1.hap1, whole genome shotgun sequence genome:
- the LOC134327010 gene encoding maternal embryonic leucine zipper kinase-like, with protein MSRYLLNLKSEKIFYNQESDGYENDLESDSSSEQTDSQGPQVSSEAPGGISSGEVICDAPKNKDVEGETTNGEGQEEKTTDTNPDSQYTLGELLGKEDCGSVYEGDHKADGNQIPVTTYQDHFGSGGPLSTTLAPGFLLAPDMNPIEHLWDLLNGRVGSTDPPLVEVPCTVPETIDISERTSRVVEDVSELHKCYEVYKTIGSGGYATVKLGRHIQTQEPVAIKILEKKELGDELSDLRIEIEALKNLKHQHVCRLYQVMETADQIYMVLEFCPGGDLFDHIDNNNRLSEEETRRIFRQIVLALAYIHSQGYAHRDLKPENMMLDEKNNIKLIDFGLCAKPEGELGTALIEGCGTPPYLAPEIIDAQPYHGAEADVWSLGVVLYDMLCGYLPFDGDNFVELHEQITKGHFDTPDWLSPGSVLLIKEMLQVVPERRIKVEHLLDHEWVMKQYSSPVEWHSTCQLDHLHEESITEMAVMFRQSNQSTKQLVSEIHFSTCICINTDAKM; from the exons ATGTCCAGATACCTCCTGAACCTaaaatcagagaagattttctacaat CAGGAATCAGACGGGTACGAGAATGATTTAGAATCAGATTCCTCGAGCGAGCAGACAGACTCCCAGGGACCACAAGTGTCTTCTGAAGCTCCAG GTGGGATCAGTTCTGGAGAAGTCATCTGTGATGCTCCCAAGAACAAGG ATGTTGAAGGAGAAACCACCAACGGAGAAGGTCAAGAGGAAAAGACGACCGACACGAACCCGGACAGCCAATACACCCTTGGAGAGCTGCTGGGAAAGGAAGACTGCGGTTCAGTCTATGAAGGAGACCATAAGGCAGATGGGAACCAG atacctgtgacgaccTACCAGGACCATTTTGGGTCAGGAGGACCGCTGAGTACCACCCTGGCCCCTGGATTCCTCTTAGCCCCAGAcatgaacccaattgagcatctgtgggacctccTCAATGGCCGTGTTGGCTCTACGGATCCTCCCCTG GTTGAGGTGCCATGCACTGTACCCGAGACCATCGACATCTCAGAACGAACATCACGTGTGGTTGAGGACGTCTCTGAGCTGCACAAGTGCTATGAGGTTTACAAAACCATTGGATCAG GTGGTTATGCGACGGTCAAGCTCGGCAGGCACATTCAGACTCAAGAGCCAGTGGCCATCAAGATCCTGGAGAAGAAAGAGCTCGGG GATGAGTTGTCTGATTTGAGGATCGAGATTGAAGCCCTGAAGAACCTCAAGCATCAGCACGTGTGCCGCTTGTACCAAGTCATGGAGACTGCTGACCAGATCTACATGGTGCTTGAG TTTTGTCCGGGTGGAGATCTGTTCGACCACATCGATAATAACAACAGGTTGTCGGAGGAGGAGACGCGCAGGATCTTCCGTCAGATCGTCTTGGCGCTGGCGTACATCCACAGCCAGGGATACGCCCACCGTGACCTTAAGCCA GAAAAcatgatgctggatgagaagaaCAACATCAAGCTCATCGACTTTGGGCTCTGTGCCAAACCAGAG GGTGAATTGGgtactgctctgattgagggctGTGGAACCCCTCCCTACTTGGCACCAGAAATCATTGATGCGCAACCCTATCATGGTGCAGAG gcagATGTTTGGAGCTTGGGTGTTGTCCTATATGACATGCTGTGTGGCTACCTCCCGTTCGATGGTGACAACTTTGTGGAACTTCATGAACAAATCACT AAAGGACATTTTGACACTCCTGACTGGCTGTCTCCTGGTTCTGTACTGCTGATTAAGGAAAtgctgcag GTGGTTCCAGAGCGGCGCATAAAGGTGGAGCATCTGCTGGATCATGAGTGGGTAATGAAGCAGTACAGCAGCCCTGTGGAATGGCACAGCACATGCCAG cTGGATCATCTACATGAGGAGAGCATCACCGAGATGGCTGTGATGTTCAGACAGTCCAACCAAAGCACCAAGCAGCTGGTGTCTGAGATACATTTCAGTACTTGTATCTGCATCAACACAGATGCCAAAATGTAg